A section of the Mesorhizobium loti genome encodes:
- a CDS encoding phage major capsid protein codes for MTHHRILAGGIAALVAGMAYSRFAPRIAFDKPNDGGVDIEALAKDVTAKFQKSFDEVKAIAEKAVADAKKGIDMTESEKAKADETLTKMNGLQAQVSEIEQKLARAKGGNDDEPKKTIGEMFTETDEFKAWQESGFSKSGRGSDLRIKTTLTSATTNAAGSVGDAIDSTRLPGILPLPQRRLTVRDLLSEGRMDGNTLEYVKETGFNNNAAPVAEAATKPESDIQFDLVTTSAKVIAHWTKASKQVLSDISQLRSLIDQRLIYGLAYVEEAQLLKGDGTGQNLNGIIPQATAYSAPINLADLNIMDVLRLAMLQAALAEYPATGHVMHPTDWAGIETLKDSQGRYIIGNPQGTTGPTLWGLPVVATQAMTVRKFLTGAFKLGAQVFDRWDARVETGYVNDDFIKNLVTVLAEERLALAVYRPEAFIYGDFDTALAA; via the coding sequence ATGACTCACCACCGCATCCTTGCGGGGGGCATCGCCGCGCTTGTCGCCGGCATGGCCTATTCCCGCTTCGCTCCGCGCATCGCATTCGACAAGCCGAACGACGGCGGCGTCGACATCGAGGCGCTGGCCAAGGACGTTACCGCCAAGTTCCAGAAGTCCTTCGACGAGGTGAAGGCAATCGCTGAAAAGGCTGTCGCCGATGCCAAGAAGGGCATCGACATGACGGAAAGCGAAAAGGCCAAGGCCGACGAAACCCTGACCAAGATGAACGGCCTCCAGGCGCAAGTGTCCGAGATCGAGCAGAAGCTTGCGCGGGCGAAGGGCGGCAATGACGACGAGCCGAAGAAGACCATCGGCGAGATGTTCACAGAGACCGACGAATTCAAGGCGTGGCAGGAAAGTGGCTTTTCCAAGAGTGGTCGCGGGTCCGACCTGCGCATCAAGACGACGTTGACGTCGGCAACGACCAATGCGGCCGGCTCGGTCGGCGATGCCATCGACAGCACGCGCCTGCCTGGCATCCTGCCGTTGCCGCAGCGCCGCCTGACGGTCCGCGACCTTCTCTCCGAAGGCCGCATGGACGGCAACACGCTGGAATACGTCAAGGAAACCGGGTTCAACAACAATGCCGCTCCCGTCGCCGAAGCCGCAACCAAGCCGGAGTCCGACATCCAGTTCGATCTGGTCACGACTTCTGCAAAGGTCATCGCGCACTGGACCAAGGCCTCCAAGCAGGTTCTTTCCGACATCAGCCAGCTTCGCTCGCTGATCGACCAGCGCCTGATCTACGGCCTGGCTTACGTGGAAGAAGCGCAACTGCTCAAGGGGGACGGCACCGGCCAGAACCTGAACGGCATCATTCCCCAGGCTACCGCGTACTCGGCTCCCATCAACCTTGCGGACCTGAACATCATGGACGTCCTGCGGCTCGCAATGCTGCAGGCGGCTCTCGCCGAGTATCCGGCTACAGGTCACGTCATGCACCCGACCGACTGGGCCGGAATCGAAACGCTGAAGGACAGCCAGGGTCGCTACATCATCGGCAATCCGCAGGGCACGACCGGCCCGACCCTCTGGGGCCTGCCGGTGGTCGCCACCCAGGCGATGACGGTGCGCAAGTTCCTGACCGGCGCCTTCAAGCTCGGCGCCCAGGTGTTCGACCGCTGGGATGCGCGCGTCGAGACCGGCTACGTCAATGACGACTTCATCAAGAACCTGGTGACGGTTCTGGCTGAAGAGCGTCTGGCGTTGGCCGTCTACCGGCCGGAGGCATTCATCTACGGCGACTTCGACACCGCGCTCGCTGCCTGA
- a CDS encoding HK97 family phage prohead protease, which produces MKTKDFALQVKDLSDDGTFEGYGSVFGNVDVYGEKVMPGAFVESLARHKREGSNVLMLWNHDSYQPIGVWDDLAEDAKGLWGKGRFLLDIQKAREVHTLAKAKAIGGLSIGYRETDTDQDGAVRLLKKLDLYEISPVTFPANRRARIEAVKSERMEEFACRLRDGDPMPVKEFEDLLREAGVPKAMAVQIASVGYAKAIRSESEGEKANEQAERFLQMLKAG; this is translated from the coding sequence ATGAAAACCAAGGATTTCGCCCTGCAGGTCAAGGACCTGTCGGATGACGGCACGTTCGAAGGCTATGGCTCCGTCTTCGGCAATGTCGACGTCTACGGCGAGAAGGTCATGCCGGGCGCCTTCGTTGAGAGCCTGGCGCGCCACAAGCGCGAGGGCTCGAATGTCCTCATGCTTTGGAACCACGATTCCTATCAGCCGATCGGTGTCTGGGATGATCTCGCCGAGGATGCGAAAGGCTTGTGGGGAAAGGGCAGGTTCCTGCTCGATATTCAGAAGGCGCGCGAGGTTCACACGCTTGCCAAAGCCAAGGCCATAGGCGGCCTGTCGATCGGCTACCGCGAGACCGACACGGATCAGGATGGCGCCGTGCGCCTTCTCAAGAAGCTCGACCTTTATGAGATCAGCCCTGTCACTTTCCCGGCCAACCGCCGCGCGCGGATCGAGGCCGTCAAATCGGAACGCATGGAAGAGTTCGCCTGCCGATTGCGCGATGGCGACCCCATGCCTGTCAAGGAATTCGAGGATCTCCTGCGCGAGGCAGGGGTCCCGAAGGCCATGGCCGTACAGATCGCCTCTGTCGGCTATGCAAAGGCCATTCGGAGCGAGTCCGAGGGCGAGAAGGCGAACGAACAGGCCGAGCGCTTCCTGCAAATGCTGAAGGCCGGCTGA
- a CDS encoding head-tail connector protein, whose translation MLAPVRTEAPDETPVSLDEVKLHCRVDFDDDDLLLEALIGAATAHLEKILDIAIVTQSWRQDFGSFEYLRLPKDPVQEDGLIVEYRDAENQQQTLSSSTYRLLADSQSSYVAVEPGSQWPQVYRRPDAVSVFFVAGTPVDEVPLSLKAAILLHVGHLYQNREAVTVDAVSNFLPLGYEALIWPFKKVGV comes from the coding sequence ATGCTTGCTCCTGTCCGCACCGAAGCGCCTGACGAAACACCCGTCTCTCTCGACGAGGTGAAGCTGCACTGTCGCGTCGATTTCGATGACGACGATTTGCTGCTCGAGGCGCTCATCGGTGCGGCCACGGCGCATCTCGAAAAGATCCTGGACATCGCCATCGTCACCCAGTCCTGGCGGCAGGACTTCGGCAGCTTCGAATATCTGCGACTGCCGAAGGATCCTGTTCAGGAAGACGGCTTGATCGTTGAATATCGAGACGCCGAGAACCAACAGCAGACGTTATCCAGCTCGACCTACAGGCTGCTCGCCGACAGCCAGAGTTCCTACGTGGCGGTTGAGCCGGGCTCGCAGTGGCCGCAGGTCTATCGCCGCCCGGATGCCGTGTCGGTTTTCTTCGTGGCCGGCACGCCTGTCGACGAGGTGCCGCTGTCGCTCAAGGCGGCCATCCTGTTGCATGTCGGGCATCTCTACCAGAACCGTGAGGCTGTGACGGTCGATGCGGTCTCGAATTTCCTGCCGCTCGGCTATGAGGCCTTGATCTGGCCCTTCAAGAAAGTCGGCGTCTAG
- a CDS encoding phage portal protein, with product MNLFRKMADIVVRSLTVRQPDGWYPTGQIGDAGEPVTGNTALALSAVWACVNLLAGTISSLPLMVYQTSAGGTRTVAKDHPLYRILHDSPNFDQTAVDFWDFIAASVELWGNGYARVVREGARIVSIVPIRPDLVSVRRLANGTIEYRWSFEGNAFVETDQTMLHIRGPGGDPLGGMSTLHFGRHAFSLARATDKAAGKTFANGLRPSGGLKFDKWLTAEQRDVAEKKLADKIGSDNAGRPLILEGGTDWVQFTLNPEDAQMLESRGFSVEEICRFFGVPPVMIGHTSKTTSWPTGVEQQGLILQKFTLRRRLKRIEQALEQQLLTPQDRAAGVSIEFSIEGLLRADSAGRSAFYREMTSIGAMTINEVRALENLPKVEGGDVPRMQMQNVPITATPDEHPLIGGPK from the coding sequence TTGAACCTATTTCGCAAGATGGCCGATATCGTTGTGCGCTCCCTCACGGTGCGTCAGCCCGATGGCTGGTATCCGACTGGCCAGATCGGCGATGCCGGCGAGCCGGTCACAGGCAACACCGCGTTAGCGCTTTCGGCGGTCTGGGCTTGCGTCAATCTTCTTGCCGGCACGATCTCCTCGCTGCCGCTGATGGTCTACCAGACGAGCGCCGGCGGCACCCGCACTGTCGCGAAGGATCATCCGCTCTACCGGATCCTGCACGACAGCCCGAATTTCGATCAGACGGCGGTCGACTTCTGGGACTTCATCGCGGCTTCCGTCGAACTGTGGGGAAATGGTTACGCCCGCGTGGTGCGTGAGGGCGCGAGGATCGTGTCCATCGTGCCGATCCGCCCGGACCTGGTGTCGGTTCGGCGGCTGGCGAATGGCACGATTGAATATCGATGGTCCTTTGAAGGCAACGCCTTCGTCGAGACTGATCAGACGATGCTGCACATTCGCGGTCCAGGCGGCGATCCGCTTGGCGGCATGTCGACGCTGCACTTCGGTCGCCATGCTTTCTCGCTTGCCAGGGCGACCGACAAGGCGGCCGGCAAGACCTTCGCCAACGGCCTGCGCCCCTCGGGTGGCCTCAAATTCGATAAATGGCTGACCGCTGAGCAGCGCGACGTCGCCGAAAAGAAGCTCGCCGATAAGATCGGCTCCGACAACGCCGGAAGGCCGCTGATCCTCGAGGGCGGCACGGACTGGGTGCAGTTCACGCTGAACCCCGAAGACGCGCAGATGCTGGAATCGCGTGGTTTTTCGGTCGAGGAGATCTGCCGTTTCTTCGGCGTTCCGCCTGTCATGATCGGTCACACGTCGAAAACCACCAGCTGGCCGACCGGTGTCGAGCAGCAAGGCCTGATCCTGCAGAAATTCACGTTGCGCCGTCGTCTCAAGCGCATCGAGCAGGCATTGGAACAGCAACTGTTGACGCCGCAGGATCGCGCCGCGGGCGTGTCGATCGAATTCAGCATCGAAGGTCTGTTGCGCGCCGACAGTGCCGGTCGCTCGGCCTTCTATCGCGAGATGACGTCCATTGGCGCCATGACCATCAATGAGGTGCGGGCGCTCGAAAACCTGCCGAAGGTCGAAGGCGGCGATGTGCCGCGAATGCAGATGCAGAACGTGCCCATCACCGCAACACCAGACGAACATCCCCTGATCGGAGGTCCGAAATGA